One window of Methanothermobacter thermautotrophicus genomic DNA carries:
- the feoB gene encoding ferrous iron transport protein B — protein MLRIALAGNPNVGKSTLFNNLTGLNQHVGNWPGKTVEKKTGYLNFRGNDIEITDLPGTYSLTAGSPEEEVVIDYLLNEKPDLIISVVDASNIERNLYLTLQILEFGLNTIIAVNFNSESEKRGYSLDENKLEELLGVPVIKIEATEGNQDELLEAAIKQVKGTPPQIRYEFLRSDNIKEFIKLLEDIELDVPAEWVLIKLLEGDKKVASMVGEDILGRFEGIRRILEEEQSADADIMVSDARHGLIEGLLERSLRRPPIDRVTVSEIIDRVVLNRYLGLPILLGVMWLIFQLTFTAGAPLTELIDTGVSHLAEAVQGAPGDQFVLSMLSDGVIGGVGSVLVFTPNIFILFLLLTFLEDSGYLARAAFVMDRVMNSLAGLSGRSFIPMMLGFGCCVPGVMATRTIGSERERILTSLMIPFMSCSARLPVYVLFTSALFPVIYRGWVIFSLYIMGIAVAIITARLLGELVMGEGSLFLMELPPYRIPRPRTLLIHTYQRTIQFIKKAGTIILAGSVFIWFLSGFPGADVSSSLLGRLGSMVAPIFHPLGFGDWQSSIAIISGFAAKELVISAFGTVYGAGNITATIQGAFTPLEALSFMVFVLFYTPCLATLAVIKEEAGTRWALFSVLYSVFVAWTASFIIYTAGTLLGY, from the coding sequence ATGCTAAGAATAGCCCTTGCAGGAAACCCGAATGTTGGAAAGAGCACCCTCTTCAATAACCTTACGGGGCTCAATCAGCACGTTGGAAACTGGCCAGGGAAGACAGTTGAGAAAAAAACAGGATACCTGAACTTCAGGGGAAATGATATTGAAATTACAGATCTCCCAGGGACCTACAGTCTCACAGCAGGATCCCCAGAGGAGGAGGTGGTCATTGATTATCTCCTTAATGAGAAACCGGACCTCATAATCAGCGTGGTTGATGCATCCAATATTGAGAGGAACCTCTACCTCACACTTCAGATACTTGAGTTCGGCCTCAACACCATCATAGCAGTGAATTTTAACAGTGAATCAGAGAAGAGGGGATACAGCCTTGATGAGAATAAACTTGAGGAACTGCTGGGTGTGCCGGTCATAAAGATTGAGGCCACCGAGGGTAACCAGGATGAATTACTTGAAGCAGCCATAAAACAGGTGAAAGGTACCCCTCCACAGATCAGATACGAGTTTTTGAGGTCAGATAACATTAAGGAATTCATTAAACTCCTTGAAGATATTGAGCTGGATGTTCCAGCTGAATGGGTCCTAATAAAACTTCTTGAAGGTGATAAAAAGGTGGCCTCAATGGTTGGGGAGGATATACTTGGGAGATTTGAAGGGATTCGCCGGATCCTTGAGGAGGAGCAATCTGCTGATGCCGACATCATGGTCTCAGATGCAAGGCATGGCCTCATAGAGGGTCTCCTGGAGAGGTCCCTCAGAAGACCCCCCATTGACAGGGTAACGGTCTCTGAAATTATAGATCGTGTTGTCCTCAACAGGTACCTGGGGCTCCCGATTCTCCTGGGGGTGATGTGGTTGATCTTCCAGCTCACATTCACTGCAGGGGCTCCACTCACAGAACTGATTGATACTGGTGTATCCCACCTTGCAGAGGCAGTTCAGGGAGCCCCCGGGGACCAGTTTGTGCTGTCAATGCTATCCGATGGCGTGATCGGGGGTGTCGGTTCAGTCCTTGTATTCACACCGAACATATTCATACTCTTCCTCCTCCTCACCTTCCTTGAGGATTCAGGATACCTGGCAAGGGCAGCCTTTGTCATGGATCGTGTAATGAATTCACTGGCGGGTCTGAGCGGCAGGTCATTCATCCCCATGATGCTTGGCTTCGGATGCTGTGTCCCCGGGGTAATGGCAACAAGGACAATAGGTTCTGAGAGGGAGAGGATTCTCACAAGCCTCATGATACCCTTCATGTCATGCAGTGCCAGGCTCCCGGTCTACGTGCTCTTCACATCAGCACTCTTTCCTGTCATCTACCGGGGATGGGTCATATTTTCCCTTTATATCATGGGCATTGCAGTGGCCATAATAACCGCACGCCTGCTGGGTGAACTGGTCATGGGTGAAGGGTCACTATTCCTTATGGAGCTTCCACCCTACAGGATCCCAAGGCCCAGGACGCTCCTGATTCACACATACCAGAGGACCATCCAGTTCATAAAGAAGGCTGGAACCATAATACTTGCAGGTTCGGTGTTCATATGGTTCCTTTCAGGCTTTCCAGGGGCAGATGTTTCATCATCCCTGCTGGGAAGACTTGGCTCCATGGTGGCGCCCATCTTCCATCCACTCGGATTCGGGGACTGGCAGTCATCAATAGCCATAATATCTGGCTTTGCAGCAAAGGAGCTTGTTATAAGCGCCTTTGGAACAGTTTACGGTGCAGGTAATATCACAGCAACCATACAGGGAGCCTTCACACCACTTGAAGCCCTATCATTCATGGTATTTGTGCTGTTCTATACACCCTGCCTGGCGACACTGGCCGTTATAAAGGAGGAGGCAGGCACAAGGTGGGCCCTCTTCTCAGTGTTATACTCAGTGTTCGTGGCCTGGACAGCATCCTTCATCATATACACTGCCGGGACTTTGCTGGGCTACTGA
- a CDS encoding cobaltochelatase subunit CobN produces the protein MKFLRRSVIPVILLMTIMLAGGVSAADNSSSTNITTNSSHYSILIITGSTSSTKAIVEGYKLAGQDGYRFNLSMFTNDELLRNDPQIDMAALEAGRRADVILIQMISSPNTLVKVNPILNVTGARKIVAIGTGNTFQNDPRVGVDNSTVKYIWDQGGPENFKRMMLLLLRDAGMQLRSGENLTAIPAVKSFVYHPDAGEQFTQWDRYYSWYVQSGHYRAGKPWVGIITFDTYYRGSDMRMHTAILESLERKGYNVILGFAADTATKRNLIEKFFLDGNRTPRISGLITCMGFNLYNGDPLNSTAILRELDLPAIAAVYASNLRAWNESISGLSSEVYWQIALPEIDGRIEPIMIGGGVEETDPQTGLRYTYYVPIPDRIERLTERLINWIKLRELPNSEKKIALIYYNIGGGKDGISASYLNVPESISNILRALRSSGYNVEEKSTAEVINILLGPGLNVGSWAPGELEKVVRAGAITFPVSEYLAWFSLLPETLRNNITATWGPAPGNVMVYNGSIVIPGVMLGNVFLGPQPMRGFGEDAADLIHSTTLPPHHQYLAFYLWLQKNFNAVIHLGTHGTLEWLPGKSVGLSSLDWPDVMIGDLPHIYPYIVNNPGEGTQAKRRGYAVLINHNIPPMVVSDLYGDLSELEHKINLYHTSEDPQRKLIIAEEIRNLTVKLDLHRELNLDLNSSFEEALDRIEHRLDELSSTLIPYGLHVFGEPLNGELLDAMVEAIVSFDPASRNTTEFRNEVRQKLASDQEITNLLRALEGRFVEPGRGADPIRIPDLLPTGKNSYSFDPRLAPDRAAWEIGKKMADDLIADYLSRNGRYPESVGVVLWAIETMRTGGQTIAMVLRLIGAEPVWDKSGRFTGISVTPLEVLGRPRIDVLVTISGLFRDTFAYSIDRMDESIRLVMKLNEPLESNYLRKHYLADLANYTARGLQAADTLAGARIFGSAPGSYGTGLPEVVESTAKWNNQSQLLETYLNHMGFIYGKDIYAIDAKDVFMKQLSNVDATVQVRDSVYGVLDNDDVYQYLGGLTMAAGAMSGRSIASYIANTRFTPRIETLADFIAAELRTRTYNPKWIEGMLNQGFSGAHQISKEIGHLFGWSAVTPDLVQDWMWQKVAETYVLDPQVSSRFKSLQPYSYASTVAWLLEANRRGLWSTDSATLQRLADEYIVAVNEYGVVCCHHTCANLVFNSWVVKLSSLNQAALKKFAASMAAATGKSIDVPGSDVSQPGSVNEGNGVGETGKPDSGSAGNEGSASSSSSDAAGESSEVSEQSGTSEGSGKAYEVAASSNSASSSNQTPIYAIIGVIGLVCLLGLGYFHQGRS, from the coding sequence GTGAAATTTTTGAGAAGATCAGTTATTCCAGTGATTTTACTCATGACAATCATGCTTGCAGGAGGTGTTTCAGCGGCTGATAACAGTAGCAGCACTAACATTACAACAAATTCATCTCATTACAGTATCCTCATAATAACAGGGTCAACTTCGAGTACAAAGGCAATAGTTGAAGGCTATAAACTTGCAGGACAGGACGGCTACAGATTCAATCTTTCAATGTTCACAAACGATGAACTTCTGAGGAACGATCCGCAGATAGACATGGCGGCACTGGAGGCAGGCAGAAGGGCTGACGTTATCCTGATTCAGATGATAAGCTCTCCAAACACCCTTGTGAAGGTTAATCCAATCCTTAATGTTACGGGGGCCAGGAAGATAGTTGCCATAGGAACCGGTAACACATTCCAGAACGATCCCCGTGTGGGTGTGGACAACTCAACAGTGAAGTACATCTGGGATCAGGGAGGCCCCGAGAACTTCAAGAGAATGATGCTCCTCCTTCTGAGGGATGCTGGAATGCAGCTAAGGAGTGGAGAGAATTTAACAGCCATCCCCGCGGTGAAATCATTTGTATACCACCCTGACGCAGGGGAACAGTTCACGCAATGGGATCGCTACTACTCCTGGTATGTTCAGAGCGGCCACTACAGGGCAGGAAAACCATGGGTAGGTATCATCACCTTCGATACATACTACCGTGGGAGTGACATGAGAATGCACACTGCCATACTCGAGAGCCTGGAGAGGAAGGGTTACAATGTGATCCTTGGCTTTGCAGCCGACACAGCTACAAAGAGGAACCTTATTGAAAAGTTCTTCCTGGATGGTAACAGGACCCCCAGGATCAGCGGTCTCATAACATGCATGGGATTCAATTTGTACAACGGTGATCCCCTGAACTCCACGGCCATACTCAGGGAACTCGATTTACCTGCAATCGCCGCTGTCTATGCCTCAAATCTCAGGGCATGGAACGAGAGCATATCAGGACTTTCATCTGAGGTTTACTGGCAGATAGCACTTCCAGAGATTGATGGAAGGATAGAGCCAATAATGATCGGCGGCGGTGTTGAGGAGACAGACCCTCAAACAGGGCTTCGTTATACATACTATGTTCCAATACCCGACAGGATAGAGAGACTCACAGAGAGGCTTATCAACTGGATAAAACTAAGGGAACTCCCAAATTCAGAGAAGAAGATAGCTCTCATCTACTACAACATTGGTGGGGGTAAGGATGGTATCAGTGCCAGTTACCTCAACGTACCAGAGAGTATCAGTAACATACTGAGGGCGCTAAGGAGTTCTGGCTACAATGTTGAGGAAAAATCCACTGCAGAGGTGATAAACATACTCCTCGGACCGGGCCTTAATGTGGGTTCCTGGGCCCCTGGAGAACTTGAGAAGGTTGTCAGGGCCGGCGCAATCACATTTCCAGTATCTGAATACCTTGCCTGGTTCAGTCTACTGCCAGAAACCCTGAGAAATAACATAACAGCGACATGGGGGCCTGCCCCTGGAAACGTCATGGTCTACAATGGCAGCATAGTGATCCCCGGCGTCATGCTCGGTAACGTATTCCTCGGCCCCCAGCCAATGCGAGGATTCGGGGAGGATGCAGCTGACCTCATACATTCAACAACACTCCCACCACACCATCAGTACCTGGCATTCTATCTCTGGCTCCAGAAAAACTTCAACGCAGTTATACATCTTGGCACACACGGAACCCTCGAATGGCTGCCAGGGAAATCAGTGGGTCTATCATCCCTTGACTGGCCCGACGTGATGATAGGGGACCTGCCACACATCTACCCCTACATCGTAAACAATCCGGGGGAGGGGACTCAGGCAAAGAGGCGTGGCTACGCGGTTCTCATAAACCATAATATCCCGCCAATGGTGGTGAGCGACCTTTATGGGGATCTCTCGGAACTTGAACACAAAATTAACCTTTACCATACCTCCGAGGACCCCCAGAGAAAGCTGATAATCGCCGAGGAAATCAGAAATCTCACGGTCAAACTGGACCTTCACAGGGAACTTAACCTTGACCTCAACTCTTCCTTTGAAGAGGCCCTTGATCGAATTGAGCACAGACTTGATGAGCTATCATCTACACTGATACCCTACGGTTTACATGTCTTCGGGGAACCCCTCAATGGAGAGCTCCTTGATGCAATGGTGGAGGCAATAGTGAGCTTTGATCCTGCATCAAGGAATACAACAGAGTTCCGGAATGAAGTGAGGCAGAAACTGGCCAGTGATCAGGAGATCACAAACCTTCTGAGGGCCCTTGAGGGTCGGTTTGTTGAACCGGGTCGGGGGGCTGATCCCATAAGGATACCGGACCTCCTGCCCACTGGAAAGAACTCCTACTCCTTTGACCCCAGACTTGCACCTGATAGGGCTGCTTGGGAGATCGGTAAGAAGATGGCAGATGACCTCATTGCAGATTACCTTTCAAGGAATGGCAGGTACCCTGAATCTGTTGGGGTGGTCCTCTGGGCAATCGAGACCATGAGGACAGGTGGTCAGACAATAGCAATGGTCCTGCGACTCATTGGAGCTGAACCGGTATGGGATAAATCAGGAAGATTCACAGGTATAAGTGTAACTCCACTTGAGGTGCTTGGAAGGCCGAGAATAGATGTCCTGGTCACCATCAGTGGACTGTTCAGGGACACATTCGCCTACAGCATCGACAGGATGGACGAATCAATAAGGCTTGTCATGAAACTGAATGAGCCTCTGGAAAGCAACTACCTCAGGAAACACTACCTTGCAGACCTGGCGAATTATACTGCCCGGGGGTTACAGGCAGCAGATACCCTTGCCGGTGCAAGGATATTTGGAAGTGCCCCTGGAAGTTACGGTACAGGCCTGCCTGAAGTGGTGGAATCAACTGCAAAGTGGAACAATCAGTCACAGCTCCTTGAAACCTATCTGAATCATATGGGATTCATCTATGGAAAGGACATATACGCCATTGATGCAAAGGATGTCTTCATGAAGCAGCTATCCAATGTGGATGCAACGGTGCAGGTGAGGGACAGTGTCTACGGTGTTCTTGACAATGACGACGTTTATCAGTACCTTGGAGGTCTCACGATGGCTGCAGGGGCGATGTCAGGAAGAAGTATTGCATCATACATCGCCAATACAAGGTTCACACCAAGAATAGAGACACTGGCAGACTTCATTGCAGCGGAGCTCAGGACAAGAACCTACAACCCTAAATGGATCGAAGGGATGCTGAATCAGGGATTCTCAGGTGCTCATCAGATATCAAAGGAGATAGGGCATCTCTTCGGATGGAGTGCAGTCACACCTGATCTGGTCCAGGACTGGATGTGGCAGAAGGTTGCAGAGACCTATGTACTTGATCCCCAGGTAAGCAGCAGATTTAAGAGTCTTCAACCCTACTCCTATGCCTCAACAGTGGCCTGGCTACTGGAGGCCAACCGGAGGGGCCTCTGGAGTACGGATTCAGCTACACTGCAGAGGCTTGCCGATGAGTACATCGTGGCGGTTAATGAGTATGGTGTTGTATGCTGTCACCACACCTGCGCAAACCTTGTCTTCAATAGCTGGGTGGTGAAGCTATCATCCCTCAACCAGGCGGCCCTTAAGAAATTTGCAGCTTCAATGGCTGCAGCCACAGGGAAGTCCATTGATGTCCCTGGTTCTGATGTTTCACAGCCAGGATCAGTAAATGAGGGTAATGGGGTCGGCGAGACAGGTAAACCGGATTCAGGTTCCGCCGGAAATGAAGGCAGTGCATCCAGTTCATCATCAGATGCTGCTGGGGAGTCATCAGAAGTTTCAGAACAGTCAGGAACATCTGAAGGGTCTGGGAAGGCCTATGAGGTGGCAGCTTCAAGCAACAGTGCTTCTTCAAGCAATCAGACACCTATCTACGCAATAATTGGTGTTATAGGTCTTGTGTGCCTCCTTGGGCTTGGTTACTTCCACCAGGGAAGATCCTGA
- a CDS encoding DsrE family protein — protein MKSALIIIDRAPYGCENAFSGLYIVIACLNSSLDADVLLMEDGVYAAVADQVSEAIGYPNVEELTYLIFPEGSVFVHERSLKERGLEEEDLVEAAEIINDEELHEILSAKSETAILKI, from the coding sequence ATGAAATCCGCCCTCATAATAATCGACAGAGCCCCCTATGGATGCGAAAACGCGTTCAGTGGCCTCTATATTGTCATAGCCTGTCTTAACAGTTCACTGGATGCTGATGTCCTCCTGATGGAGGATGGTGTCTATGCTGCAGTGGCTGATCAGGTCTCAGAGGCCATTGGATACCCAAATGTTGAGGAACTCACCTACCTTATATTCCCCGAGGGGAGTGTCTTTGTGCATGAAAGATCCCTCAAGGAGAGGGGTCTTGAAGAGGAGGACCTTGTAGAGGCTGCAGAGATAATAAATGACGAAGAACTTCATGAAATACTATCTGCAAAATCTGAAACCGCAATTCTTAAAATATGA
- the tusB gene encoding sulfurtransferase complex subunit TusB, which translates to MGSVGFLVTKSPSELSFKTFLDLLDIWDEDDLKVYLIANGVYAAMEGNKYSHTIREILRAGDVFARKEDLMARGITQGMLIDGVEVLEGFDRVVIDIMEDLEMVFTF; encoded by the coding sequence ATGGGATCTGTGGGTTTTCTCGTGACAAAGAGCCCCTCGGAGCTCAGCTTCAAAACCTTTCTGGACCTCCTGGATATCTGGGATGAAGATGACCTGAAGGTTTACCTGATAGCCAACGGAGTATACGCTGCAATGGAAGGAAACAAGTACTCCCACACCATCAGGGAGATTTTGAGGGCCGGGGACGTTTTTGCAAGGAAGGAAGACCTCATGGCGAGGGGTATAACCCAGGGTATGCTCATAGATGGTGTTGAAGTGCTTGAAGGCTTTGACAGGGTCGTTATTGATATAATGGAAGACCTTGAGATGGTATTCACATTTTAA
- a CDS encoding FeoA domain-containing protein, whose product METTLDRIKEGKRVTVTSVNLPIDVRHRLMVMGIRRGALVTVENSAPLRDPLKVRVKGHAFSIRKGEASRIGVRD is encoded by the coding sequence ATGGAAACAACACTCGACAGAATAAAGGAAGGTAAAAGGGTGACTGTGACATCAGTTAACCTTCCCATTGATGTAAGGCACAGATTAATGGTTATGGGAATACGGAGGGGGGCGCTGGTCACGGTTGAGAACTCCGCACCCCTGCGAGACCCCCTCAAGGTGAGGGTGAAGGGCCACGCCTTTTCCATCCGTAAGGGGGAAGCATCGAGGATAGGGGTAAGGGATTAA
- a CDS encoding (Fe-S)-binding protein yields MDMEEIKKEVLPDGSLVREVILKQVKPCVASEGKIRVLMELNADIGDVIPIIANMYPPGAVNYVKKKNILTLTIYDRLISLYPSGKVSMNKTQDVDEAFDIIEEIMKKINDAYEAYKEGVRGRDLSRIGPMDVHRCLPGSNCGDCGESTCMAFAMKLLNGEQKLDSCLPLKEPWMQEKVHCLEEVLGEHLMETLGWSGY; encoded by the coding sequence ATGGATATGGAGGAAATCAAAAAGGAAGTCCTGCCCGATGGATCCCTTGTGAGGGAGGTTATCCTTAAACAGGTAAAGCCCTGCGTGGCGAGTGAGGGTAAAATAAGGGTTCTCATGGAACTTAACGCTGATATCGGGGATGTGATACCCATAATTGCAAACATGTACCCTCCAGGTGCAGTGAATTATGTTAAAAAGAAGAACATACTCACCCTCACAATCTATGATAGACTCATAAGTCTTTACCCCTCAGGAAAGGTGAGCATGAACAAGACACAGGACGTTGATGAGGCCTTTGATATCATAGAGGAGATTATGAAAAAGATAAACGATGCCTATGAGGCCTATAAGGAGGGGGTGCGCGGAAGGGATCTAAGCCGCATCGGCCCCATGGATGTACACAGATGCCTGCCAGGCAGCAACTGCGGTGACTGCGGTGAATCCACGTGCATGGCATTTGCAATGAAGTTGCTAAACGGTGAACAGAAGCTTGACAGCTGCCTGCCACTTAAGGAGCCCTGGATGCAGGAGAAGGTCCATTGCCTCGAGGAGGTGCTCGGCGAACATCTTATGGAGACCCTTGGCTGGAGCGGTTACTGA